From Paenibacillus antri, one genomic window encodes:
- a CDS encoding FecCD family ABC transporter permease, translated as MNSWSVSEHKQPRLHIPRHFPAVLALCLVMLGVCAVASLVFGSRPVRFDDLVAGLFSPEVESYGADVVRKRISRTVFSLCCGAALGASGALMQAVTRNPIADPSILGVNTGAALFVVCGIAFLNIGTANQYIWLALAGAMITAVFVFGIGSMGRGGATPLKLVLAGAATSAALSSLVTAILIPRSYVMDQFRFWQVGSVGSADWSGIATFLPFLTVGIAIAFLTAPALNALALGDEAATGLGVRTGVLRLFAAVAGVLLCGAATALAGPIGFVGLLSTHLVRLMLGPDLRYIIPMSAIAGAAILTLSDVIGRLLGSPGELEVGVVTAFVGAPLLILLAMKAKVRSL; from the coding sequence ATGAATAGTTGGTCGGTTTCGGAACATAAGCAGCCGCGCCTCCACATCCCGAGACATTTCCCGGCCGTACTGGCCCTTTGTTTGGTCATGCTCGGCGTGTGCGCGGTTGCGTCTCTAGTCTTCGGCTCCCGACCGGTGCGGTTCGACGATCTCGTGGCGGGGTTGTTTTCCCCAGAAGTAGAATCTTATGGGGCGGACGTCGTCCGCAAGCGAATTTCGCGCACCGTCTTCAGCTTATGCTGCGGTGCGGCGCTCGGCGCGTCCGGCGCGCTCATGCAAGCGGTCACTCGCAACCCGATCGCGGACCCGAGCATTCTGGGCGTGAACACCGGCGCAGCCCTGTTCGTTGTGTGCGGCATCGCATTTTTGAACATCGGCACCGCCAATCAATACATTTGGCTAGCGTTAGCCGGGGCAATGATTACCGCGGTGTTCGTATTCGGAATCGGCTCTATGGGGCGTGGCGGCGCCACGCCCCTTAAGCTCGTCTTGGCGGGCGCGGCGACGAGCGCAGCCCTCTCTTCCCTCGTCACCGCCATCCTGATCCCGCGCTCCTACGTCATGGATCAGTTCCGGTTCTGGCAAGTGGGGAGCGTCGGCTCGGCGGACTGGAGCGGAATCGCCACGTTCCTCCCGTTCCTTACCGTCGGCATCGCGATCGCGTTCCTTACCGCCCCGGCCCTCAATGCGTTGGCCTTAGGCGACGAAGCGGCGACCGGGCTAGGCGTTCGAACGGGAGTGTTAAGATTGTTTGCCGCCGTCGCGGGCGTTCTCTTATGCGGAGCGGCGACGGCCTTGGCTGGACCGATCGGCTTCGTCGGTCTTCTCTCCACCCACCTCGTACGCCTGATGCTCGGTCCGGACCTGCGTTACATTATTCCGATGTCGGCGATCGCGGGAGCTGCCATTCTGACGCTATCGGATGTAATCGGCAGGCTCCTCGGCAGTCCCGGAGAGCTTGAAGTCGGCGTCGTTACGGCGTTCGTCGGAGCGCCGTTATTGATCCTATTAGCGATGAAAGCGAAAGTGCGCTCATTATGA
- a CDS encoding iron-siderophore ABC transporter substrate-binding protein, with the protein MNGKRSFSLRTLLISVVTMALLVGCSATQTSSTPEATPTAAAPASTETTNSEKPATEPPASEEATSEYPIVIKHAFGEAVIESKPERVVTVQWANHDVALALGVVPVGFSAANYGVQDDSGLLPWTAAKLEELGASDPNIFQDTDGLDFEAISDADPDVILAAYSGITQEDYDILSQIAPVVAYQTSPWVTTWREQVLFNATGMGMKAEGEQLIKDTENLIKEKASAYPELQGKKVAFANFSAKDMSKINIYTHTDPRGAFLIELGMVYPESVLNAIEDPNGYNLRISAENADILYDADILIGYGDDSLYEAVKADPLLGKIPAIQRGSVVFIGNGTPLAASGNPNPLSIAYTIDEYLELIGGAIEKLNE; encoded by the coding sequence ATGAATGGAAAAAGAAGCTTCTCTCTACGTACATTACTGATCTCGGTCGTAACTATGGCGCTGCTCGTTGGCTGCTCGGCCACGCAGACGAGTTCGACGCCTGAAGCGACGCCGACTGCGGCGGCTCCGGCCAGCACGGAAACGACGAACTCGGAAAAGCCGGCAACGGAACCCCCCGCTTCCGAAGAGGCAACTTCTGAATATCCGATCGTGATCAAGCATGCTTTCGGCGAAGCCGTCATCGAAAGCAAGCCGGAACGCGTCGTTACCGTTCAGTGGGCGAATCATGACGTCGCTCTCGCTCTCGGCGTCGTACCTGTAGGCTTCTCGGCGGCGAATTACGGCGTTCAGGACGACAGCGGACTGCTGCCTTGGACGGCCGCGAAGCTAGAGGAGCTAGGCGCAAGCGACCCTAACATTTTCCAAGATACGGACGGTCTTGACTTCGAGGCGATTTCCGATGCCGATCCGGATGTCATTCTCGCGGCCTACTCCGGCATCACGCAAGAAGACTACGATATTCTGAGCCAGATCGCTCCGGTCGTCGCTTACCAAACCAGCCCTTGGGTCACGACGTGGCGCGAGCAAGTCCTCTTCAATGCAACGGGCATGGGGATGAAGGCGGAAGGCGAACAGCTCATTAAGGATACCGAGAATCTGATTAAGGAAAAGGCGAGCGCCTACCCGGAGCTGCAAGGCAAGAAAGTCGCCTTCGCCAATTTCTCGGCGAAAGATATGTCGAAAATCAACATCTATACGCATACGGACCCTCGCGGCGCGTTCCTGATCGAGCTCGGCATGGTATATCCCGAGAGCGTGCTGAACGCCATAGAGGATCCCAACGGCTATAACTTGCGGATCAGCGCGGAGAACGCCGACATCTTGTACGATGCCGATATTTTGATCGGGTATGGGGACGACAGCTTATACGAAGCCGTTAAAGCGGATCCGCTGCTCGGCAAAATTCCGGCGATCCAAAGAGGCTCCGTCGTATTTATCGGCAACGGCACGCCGCTCGCGGCGTCCGGCAACCCGAATCCGCTCTCGATCGCGTATACGATCGACGAGTATTTGGAATTAATCGGAGGAGCTATCGAGAAGCTCAATGAATAG
- a CDS encoding ABC transporter permease translates to MNIFLRELKAHRKSLIIWSVGMFLLVVSGMSKYTAYTAGGAGGAVFDNLPQTLKALLGIGSFDVAQMSGFFAMLFLYIELAAAIHAVLLGSGIIAKEERDKTVEFLMVKPVSRGTIVTAKLLAALTNVVILNLVSLLSSILMVAAYNQGEDITKEIVQFLGSMFLVQLIFLTLGAALSALLKRPQTSGSAATGILLGTFVIAKITDVTDRLAILNLLSPFKYFSYSRIVEGNGIHVGIALGSIGLAAVLAASTYMLYLNRELNV, encoded by the coding sequence ATGAATATTTTCCTGAGGGAACTGAAGGCGCACCGGAAATCCCTAATCATATGGAGCGTAGGCATGTTCTTGCTGGTCGTCAGCGGGATGAGCAAATATACGGCTTATACTGCCGGCGGAGCCGGCGGCGCCGTGTTTGACAACCTGCCGCAAACCTTAAAGGCTTTATTGGGCATCGGGTCGTTCGACGTCGCGCAAATGAGCGGTTTTTTCGCCATGCTGTTTCTGTATATCGAGCTGGCGGCCGCGATTCACGCCGTCCTGCTGGGGAGCGGAATCATCGCGAAGGAGGAGCGCGATAAGACCGTCGAATTCCTGATGGTCAAACCGGTGTCGCGGGGGACCATTGTCACGGCCAAACTGCTGGCCGCTCTAACGAATGTCGTCATCCTGAACCTCGTTTCCCTCCTGTCCTCCATCCTGATGGTCGCTGCCTATAATCAGGGGGAGGATATTACTAAGGAGATCGTGCAGTTTCTAGGGAGTATGTTCTTGGTACAGCTTATCTTCCTAACGCTTGGCGCAGCGTTATCGGCGCTGCTGAAGCGGCCACAAACCTCGGGTTCCGCAGCCACGGGGATCCTGTTGGGCACCTTCGTCATCGCGAAAATTACCGATGTGACAGATCGCCTTGCGATACTGAATCTGCTTTCTCCGTTCAAGTATTTCAGCTATTCGCGCATCGTAGAAGGCAATGGCATTCACGTGGGGATCGCCCTGGGTTCCATCGGGCTGGCGGCGGTATTGGCCGCTTCCACTTACATGCTGTACCTGAATCGGGAGCTGAACGTTTGA
- a CDS encoding ABC transporter permease subunit, whose protein sequence is MNMYMHELKSMRKSALVWTCAMIALAAIYLSLYPSLASDAEDFKNLLGSYPETVRAMLGIDLDTITSILGLYSMIFSFIALCGAIQAMNLGVSILSKETRERTADFLLVKPVSRAAIVSAKLLAACSIIIAVDTVFYLAASIIANGVKTEDFSQTLFFLINLTLFFIQLMFLAIGMAVSVFFAKLRSVLPLSLGVVFGLYMIGALLAAGKEEGAARFLSPFKYFNTTYILAHAGYETPYLVASAVVIVAAVALGYIVYLKKDIPSVS, encoded by the coding sequence ATGAATATGTATATGCATGAGCTCAAATCCATGAGGAAATCCGCCCTCGTCTGGACCTGCGCCATGATCGCTTTAGCCGCTATTTATTTATCCCTCTATCCGAGCTTGGCGAGCGACGCGGAAGATTTCAAAAATCTGCTCGGCAGTTATCCGGAAACAGTCAGGGCGATGCTTGGCATCGATTTGGATACGATCACCTCCATCCTTGGATTATATTCCATGATATTCTCTTTTATTGCGTTATGCGGGGCGATTCAGGCGATGAATCTCGGCGTTTCTATTCTTTCCAAAGAAACTCGGGAGAGAACGGCGGATTTCCTGCTGGTGAAGCCCGTTTCGCGCGCTGCGATCGTCAGCGCTAAGCTCCTGGCCGCATGTTCCATCATAATCGCTGTAGACACCGTTTTTTACCTAGCCGCGTCGATCATCGCCAACGGCGTAAAAACCGAGGATTTCAGCCAAACCCTATTCTTTCTGATTAACCTGACCCTGTTTTTCATCCAACTGATGTTCCTGGCCATCGGCATGGCGGTCTCCGTATTTTTCGCCAAGCTCCGCAGCGTGCTTCCGTTATCGCTGGGCGTTGTGTTCGGTTTGTATATGATCGGAGCATTGCTCGCCGCCGGCAAAGAAGAAGGAGCGGCACGGTTTCTCTCCCCCTTTAAATATTTCAATACTACCTACATCTTGGCCCATGCGGGATACGAGACGCCCTATCTCGTTGCCAGCGCCGTGGTTATCGTCGCTGCGGTAGCGTTGGGGTATATCGTGTATTTGAAGAAGGATATTCCTTCCGTAAGCTGA
- a CDS encoding ABC transporter ATP-binding protein, with protein MSVIELKALTKTYGNARGITDVNLKVEHGEVFGFIGPNGAGKSTTIRTLLGLVHATSGSATIFGKSCSEHPEIRKELGYLPSEVFYYDGMRVIDLLKYSASFYKKDCMKRIKELSEMMDLDLKKKIDDLSFGNKKKVGIVQGLLHEPKLIILDEPTSGLDPLMQQKFFELIAQENQKGAAVFFSSHILSEVQKMCDRVAFIKDGRIIKQEKISDLQENSYKKISLEAKSGIAKAALEMDGVSNIELKGNTASFIFRGNINAIMRRVAEIELTNITIAEPDLEEIFMHYYMKGD; from the coding sequence ATGAGCGTTATTGAATTGAAGGCTCTCACGAAAACATACGGCAATGCCAGAGGGATTACGGACGTGAATTTGAAGGTGGAGCACGGAGAAGTTTTCGGTTTTATCGGTCCTAATGGGGCGGGAAAATCGACGACGATCCGGACGTTGCTCGGACTCGTTCATGCTACGAGCGGCAGCGCGACCATCTTCGGCAAGAGCTGCAGCGAGCACCCCGAAATCCGGAAGGAGCTGGGTTATCTGCCTTCGGAGGTTTTCTATTATGACGGGATGCGCGTTATCGACCTGCTGAAATATTCCGCGAGCTTCTATAAGAAGGATTGCATGAAACGGATCAAGGAACTATCCGAGATGATGGACTTGGATCTGAAGAAGAAAATCGACGACCTCTCCTTCGGCAATAAGAAAAAGGTCGGCATCGTACAGGGGCTGCTTCATGAGCCTAAATTGATCATTCTTGACGAGCCCACAAGCGGACTCGATCCATTGATGCAACAGAAGTTCTTCGAGCTCATCGCGCAGGAAAACCAAAAGGGCGCTGCCGTGTTTTTCTCTTCTCACATCCTGAGCGAAGTGCAAAAGATGTGCGACCGCGTGGCCTTCATTAAAGATGGGCGGATCATCAAGCAGGAGAAGATAAGCGACCTGCAGGAGAACAGCTACAAAAAAATCAGCCTCGAGGCCAAATCCGGGATCGCCAAAGCGGCCCTTGAGATGGACGGGGTCAGCAATATCGAGTTGAAAGGCAATACGGCTAGCTTCATCTTCCGAGGCAACATCAACGCGATCATGAGAAGGGTTGCCGAAATCGAGTTGACCAATATTACTATCGCGGAGCCCGATTTAGAAGAGATCTTCATGCATTACTACATGAAGGGGGACTAA
- a CDS encoding TetR/AcrR family transcriptional regulator encodes MEKFLSIPLEKQHGFVDAALVCFGTNGYKKTSISDIAAKAGISKAMVFHYFGTKKALYLYLINYCSDLVMNEIEAKFDRMVTDFFDRLKQATEIKVAVIEKHPAVLAFLMNVYFETNEEVRQDIASILAAGEEIRRKIAFTGVDESKFKDGIDMNLLLSMLTWMAEGSASQMSKNDKLDIRAIANDFSRCIDMLKSHFYKPEYLGSDGR; translated from the coding sequence ATGGAGAAATTTTTGAGCATCCCTCTCGAGAAGCAACACGGCTTTGTCGATGCCGCGCTGGTGTGCTTCGGAACGAACGGTTACAAGAAGACGTCGATTTCCGACATCGCCGCGAAGGCCGGAATTTCGAAAGCGATGGTGTTCCACTATTTCGGCACGAAAAAAGCGCTGTATCTGTATTTGATCAACTACTGCAGCGATTTAGTGATGAATGAAATCGAAGCCAAGTTCGATCGCATGGTAACGGATTTTTTCGATCGATTGAAACAAGCCACGGAGATCAAAGTTGCCGTGATCGAGAAGCATCCGGCCGTCCTTGCCTTTTTAATGAACGTATATTTTGAAACGAATGAGGAAGTACGGCAGGACATTGCATCGATATTAGCCGCAGGGGAGGAGATTCGGCGCAAAATCGCCTTTACCGGCGTGGATGAATCGAAATTCAAGGACGGCATCGATATGAATCTGCTGTTAAGCATGCTGACGTGGATGGCGGAAGGAAGCGCGAGTCAGATGTCCAAGAACGACAAACTCGATATCAGGGCCATCGCGAACGATTTTTCCCGTTGCATCGATATGCTGAAGTCTCATTTTTACAAGCCGGAATATTTGGGATCGGACGGTCGATAA